The proteins below come from a single Gimesia alba genomic window:
- a CDS encoding MFS transporter has protein sequence MNSQPACADAEPKKEHDEISTTHKYFPGWTMLGIAAMAQFLSAPGQSFSVAVFKDPMRAGLGLTETQYSLAYGFATIVSACLLPFVGRMLDRWGARIILPVTATGLALACFFMSRIHTLPELYIGFSLVRSLGQGALTLISVWMVGEWFEKKRGRATALAGFGSAFSVMTVPLLNSWLITHYGWKTGWIFHAVTVALCLILPGIFIVRNRPEDMGLHPDGIDPALEPEPEEEISGKNPRRPLITATIESWTVREVLRDPTFWKLLTVITTHALVGTGLVFHQISLLGSHGVPEHWAIRMMSFQAICATVLMFPAGWVTDRLPSRYILCFSMLCLSVANLIVLTMPAVWMVVGYSFLLGMTGSIFRSTATVVWINYYGRMNQGAVRGVAWSMMILASALGPLPVAMSIDYFGSYNPVLCLFTAMPLVAAFAVWSAHPPRLFKEQEETESEPVV, from the coding sequence ATGAATTCGCAGCCTGCCTGTGCTGACGCGGAACCCAAAAAAGAACACGACGAAATCTCCACCACCCACAAATACTTTCCCGGCTGGACGATGCTGGGAATTGCTGCCATGGCGCAATTTCTGTCGGCTCCCGGCCAGTCATTTTCTGTGGCTGTGTTTAAAGACCCGATGCGGGCTGGCCTGGGACTAACGGAAACGCAATACTCCTTAGCTTATGGCTTTGCCACCATTGTCAGTGCCTGTCTGTTGCCATTTGTTGGTCGGATGCTGGATCGCTGGGGCGCCCGAATTATTCTCCCGGTAACTGCTACAGGGTTGGCATTGGCCTGTTTTTTTATGTCCCGCATCCACACACTCCCGGAGCTCTATATCGGATTCAGTCTGGTACGCAGTCTGGGACAGGGCGCTCTCACTTTAATCTCAGTCTGGATGGTGGGTGAGTGGTTCGAAAAGAAAAGAGGACGCGCCACCGCTTTGGCTGGCTTTGGTAGTGCCTTTTCCGTCATGACGGTACCGCTACTCAATAGTTGGCTCATTACTCATTATGGTTGGAAAACCGGTTGGATCTTTCATGCCGTCACTGTTGCCCTTTGTTTGATTCTGCCGGGAATTTTTATTGTTAGAAACCGACCGGAAGACATGGGACTGCACCCCGATGGGATCGACCCTGCACTGGAACCGGAACCAGAAGAGGAAATATCCGGGAAGAACCCGAGACGCCCCTTAATCACTGCCACGATTGAATCCTGGACAGTGCGTGAAGTGCTGCGTGATCCGACATTCTGGAAGCTGTTAACCGTAATCACCACACATGCTCTGGTAGGCACCGGTCTGGTCTTTCATCAGATTTCTTTACTCGGCAGCCACGGCGTTCCCGAACACTGGGCCATCCGAATGATGTCGTTCCAGGCGATTTGTGCAACGGTCTTGATGTTTCCAGCAGGCTGGGTGACTGACCGACTTCCCAGCCGCTATATCCTCTGCTTTTCGATGCTCTGTTTATCTGTCGCGAATCTGATCGTCCTGACGATGCCCGCTGTCTGGATGGTGGTCGGTTATTCTTTTTTACTGGGAATGACTGGTAGTATTTTTCGTAGTACGGCGACAGTCGTCTGGATCAATTATTACGGACGCATGAACCAGGGAGCTGTCCGCGGCGTTGCCTGGTCGATGATGATCCTGGCATCCGCGCTCGGCCCTTTGCCGGTCGCGATGTCGATCGACTATTTTGGTTCTTACAACCCGGTCCTGTGTTTATTCACAGCCATGCCTCTTGTGGCGGCATTCGCTGTCTGGTCAGCGCATCCTCCTCGCTTGTTTAAAGAACAAGAAGAGACTGAATCAGAACCAGTCGTCTAA
- a CDS encoding VIT and vWA domain-containing protein, which translates to MRFYLRGFGIIAAAILLSTVSTVTHACFMRAPQPVQVWLDHINVDIQDQVAVKTYRCGFRNPNGRAIVGGTCYMELEPGTQVNNMSVLVDGKEMQAEILDVEKANQVFQEIVKKGGSPALLEYYGNQLIQTKIPRVEAGKTVMVKLTYTTVLKKRGDLIRLQMLNTNPKALMQPLKEASVTVNIRSTEPIKNIYSPTHQVKLVEKRDWDISVEWKQKNYLPKHPFVLYYQTTPDEVGASLIAHREPGEPGYFMMMLSPTQGQGVGKLTEEKILPKDVVFCVDTSGSMLQQNKMEQARDALKYCINHLRPGDRFNIIDFSTTARHFHQHGLIEFNEESKQKALAYADAMTARGATAIEEALLLSLKHLEKEVSLRNQRLKMIVFSTDGLPTVGERDASKLLKTISEKNSQHVRLFVFGEGYDVNTKLLDFLALDHRGEADYILPDEDLTKKISQFFDRVGSPIMADVSIDFAGAIVTDVYPRHVKDLFKGEQLLIYGRYTGSGSKTVRVTGTVNGARVTQSYQLEFPRKSADDKNSFVPRLWAGQKVDYLIAQIRNSGQAKPDQELVDEITLLAKQHGIVTPYTSFLMADDTITEQSPMPLLGAYRRKLGQKFEKELEYQPFKRSTNGSVQQEKVLDAQSTNRDRYAAGKSGNAARYYDQAEREMKKFNKRGSALKTIRYIGNRTFYKSKGLFWNESLYDPHLHQNLKIIEVGSTEYFELLKQDQRLAKYFSLGNVILQIDQRWYQVTEKSRS; encoded by the coding sequence ATGCGATTTTATCTACGCGGTTTCGGAATTATTGCCGCTGCCATCCTGCTTTCCACTGTCAGCACTGTGACGCATGCCTGTTTTATGCGGGCTCCTCAACCGGTTCAGGTCTGGCTGGATCATATCAACGTCGATATTCAGGATCAGGTTGCCGTGAAGACCTATCGTTGTGGCTTCCGCAATCCCAACGGCAGGGCCATCGTCGGTGGTACCTGTTACATGGAACTGGAACCGGGGACGCAAGTTAACAACATGTCTGTGCTTGTTGACGGAAAGGAAATGCAGGCGGAAATTCTGGATGTCGAAAAAGCAAATCAGGTGTTTCAGGAGATTGTGAAGAAAGGTGGCTCGCCTGCATTACTGGAATATTATGGCAACCAGCTCATCCAGACAAAAATTCCGCGGGTCGAAGCAGGGAAAACCGTGATGGTTAAACTGACTTATACTACGGTTTTGAAGAAGCGGGGCGATCTGATTCGCTTGCAGATGCTCAATACGAATCCCAAAGCGTTAATGCAACCGCTCAAGGAAGCATCTGTGACTGTGAATATTCGCAGTACCGAACCCATCAAAAATATTTATAGTCCGACCCACCAGGTGAAACTGGTTGAGAAGAGAGACTGGGATATTTCCGTCGAATGGAAACAGAAAAATTATCTGCCAAAACATCCGTTTGTGCTTTATTATCAGACTACCCCCGATGAAGTCGGCGCCAGTCTGATTGCACATCGCGAGCCAGGCGAACCCGGTTATTTCATGATGATGCTCTCACCCACTCAAGGGCAGGGCGTCGGGAAGTTGACCGAAGAGAAGATCCTGCCGAAAGATGTGGTGTTCTGCGTCGATACCTCTGGCTCTATGTTGCAGCAGAATAAGATGGAGCAGGCCCGCGATGCTTTAAAGTATTGCATCAATCACCTACGTCCGGGGGATCGGTTTAATATCATCGATTTCAGTACCACGGCGCGGCATTTCCACCAGCATGGGCTGATCGAGTTCAACGAAGAATCAAAGCAGAAAGCGCTGGCTTATGCCGATGCGATGACCGCCCGCGGTGCCACGGCGATTGAAGAAGCGTTGTTACTTTCGTTAAAGCATCTCGAAAAGGAAGTTTCACTGAGGAATCAGCGGCTGAAAATGATTGTCTTCTCAACGGATGGATTGCCGACTGTGGGAGAACGCGATGCCAGTAAGCTGTTGAAAACCATTTCAGAGAAGAACTCGCAACATGTCAGGCTGTTCGTATTTGGTGAGGGATACGATGTGAATACAAAGCTACTTGACTTTCTGGCTCTCGATCACCGTGGAGAAGCAGACTATATTTTGCCAGATGAAGATTTGACGAAGAAAATCAGCCAGTTCTTTGACCGGGTTGGTAGCCCGATCATGGCGGATGTGTCGATCGATTTTGCAGGGGCAATAGTGACTGATGTCTATCCGCGTCATGTGAAAGATCTCTTCAAAGGCGAACAATTACTGATTTATGGACGTTATACCGGTTCAGGATCAAAGACGGTTCGAGTTACAGGTACCGTCAACGGTGCGAGAGTGACCCAATCCTATCAACTGGAATTTCCCAGGAAATCGGCTGATGATAAAAACAGTTTTGTACCGCGACTCTGGGCGGGGCAGAAGGTTGATTATCTGATTGCACAAATTCGTAATAGCGGACAGGCAAAGCCGGATCAGGAACTGGTTGATGAGATCACTTTGCTAGCAAAGCAGCATGGGATCGTAACTCCTTATACAAGTTTTCTGATGGCCGATGATACCATCACAGAGCAGTCTCCGATGCCTCTATTGGGAGCATATCGACGGAAACTGGGGCAGAAGTTCGAAAAAGAACTGGAATATCAACCATTCAAACGTTCGACAAATGGAAGTGTGCAGCAGGAAAAAGTCCTCGATGCACAAAGCACCAACCGGGACCGATATGCAGCTGGTAAAAGTGGGAATGCCGCCCGTTATTACGATCAAGCAGAACGTGAAATGAAGAAATTCAACAAGAGAGGTTCTGCACTAAAGACCATTCGTTATATCGGAAATCGAACCTTCTATAAATCGAAGGGACTGTTCTGGAACGAAAGTCTGTACGATCCACATCTCCATCAAAACCTTAAAATAATCGAAGTGGGATCTACAGAATATTTTGAACTACTCAAGCAAGATCAGCGGCTGGCCAAATATTTCTCACTGGGGAACGTGATACTGCAAATTGATCAGCGCTGGTATCAGGTTACGGAAAAGTCTCGATCGTAG
- a CDS encoding VWA domain-containing protein, producing the protein MRKLFRLTALILFTFCLSAQMSQAKEKPQPAQPSVELAILLDTSGSMSGLINQARTQLWKIVNELATAKQNGKIPVMKVALYEYGKSSLPASEGYLRQIVPLTENLDQISEELFALKTNGGEEYCGQVIQAATNGLQWSEDNDCLKMIFIAGNEGFSQGKVDYKVACPNAVQKGITVNTIFCGPEQTGIQTGWKEGALLADGSYLSINQGLEIVTPATPYDKKLNDLSRGINRTYLFYGSQEEQKKSTTSQSAADSLSQEAAPASGAERAAFKGSGRYRAKGDLIEALAGKKVKLQDLKEAELPAELKKLSPKEREVYISEKQKERKQIQLQIQELTKKRKQFIAAEMKKQKNQAQDNTFDAAVIRVIRSQAKKKNFQFESE; encoded by the coding sequence ATGCGCAAACTGTTTCGACTTACGGCGTTAATTCTATTTACTTTTTGTCTGTCAGCCCAAATGAGTCAGGCAAAAGAAAAGCCACAGCCAGCACAACCTTCAGTCGAATTGGCGATTCTGCTTGATACGAGTGGCAGTATGAGTGGATTAATCAATCAGGCACGGACACAACTCTGGAAGATTGTAAACGAACTGGCCACCGCGAAACAAAACGGGAAGATTCCCGTGATGAAAGTCGCCCTGTATGAATACGGGAAAAGCAGTCTGCCTGCCAGCGAAGGCTACTTGCGACAAATCGTGCCGTTGACGGAAAATCTGGACCAGATTTCGGAGGAACTGTTCGCATTAAAAACCAATGGTGGTGAAGAATATTGCGGTCAGGTAATTCAGGCAGCGACCAACGGTCTGCAATGGAGTGAAGACAATGATTGTTTGAAAATGATCTTCATCGCCGGCAATGAAGGCTTCAGTCAGGGAAAAGTGGACTATAAAGTGGCCTGTCCGAATGCTGTCCAAAAAGGAATCACGGTCAACACGATTTTCTGTGGCCCTGAGCAAACGGGGATCCAGACGGGGTGGAAAGAAGGAGCATTACTGGCAGACGGTTCTTATCTGAGTATCAATCAGGGACTGGAAATTGTGACTCCTGCCACACCCTACGATAAGAAATTGAATGATTTGAGCCGGGGAATCAACAGGACCTATCTCTTTTATGGCTCTCAGGAAGAACAGAAAAAATCCACCACCAGTCAGTCAGCAGCAGATTCTTTATCTCAGGAAGCAGCTCCTGCATCTGGTGCAGAACGTGCGGCTTTTAAAGGCTCAGGCCGGTATCGTGCCAAAGGCGATTTAATCGAAGCGCTAGCTGGTAAGAAAGTCAAACTTCAGGATCTGAAAGAAGCAGAACTACCTGCCGAACTAAAAAAACTGTCACCTAAAGAACGAGAAGTTTATATCAGTGAGAAGCAAAAAGAACGAAAACAAATTCAGTTACAGATTCAGGAACTGACTAAAAAACGAAAACAGTTTATCGCTGCCGAAATGAAAAAACAGAAAAATCAGGCACAGGATAATACATTCGATGCTGCGGTGATCCGAGTGATTCGTTCCCAGGCAAAGAAAAAGAATTTCCAGTTTGAGTCAGAATAA
- a CDS encoding ion transporter — MSDPKPAQEKKPQTWREQMYEIIFEADTPAGKLFDVVLLIAILVSILVIMLESVKSFDAKYDRQFSIAEWFFTILFTIEYVARIICARRPLRYIFSFYGVVDLLSILPTYLIFLASVDTVDMQRLGVIRALRLLRVFRIFKLGHMLTGASELRHAIWTSRSKIIVFLTTVLIAVVIEGAALHLVEDNAQREANLNGFDSIPESMYWAIVTMTTVGYGDVTPITPLGKCLAAMIMFFGYSLIIVPTGIVSAELAHSGSKSDSSRITTQVCPECMKEGHDSNAIFCKFCGSRLN, encoded by the coding sequence ATGTCAGATCCCAAACCTGCTCAAGAAAAGAAACCTCAAACCTGGCGCGAGCAGATGTATGAGATAATCTTTGAAGCAGATACACCTGCCGGAAAACTGTTTGATGTTGTGCTGCTGATTGCCATTTTAGTGAGCATTCTGGTGATCATGCTCGAGAGCGTCAAATCGTTTGATGCGAAGTATGATCGCCAATTTAGTATTGCCGAATGGTTCTTCACAATTTTGTTTACCATCGAATATGTCGCGCGGATCATCTGTGCCCGTCGACCGCTGCGGTATATCTTCAGCTTCTACGGTGTGGTGGATTTGTTGTCGATTCTTCCCACCTATCTGATTTTTCTGGCATCAGTCGATACAGTGGATATGCAGCGACTGGGGGTCATTCGAGCGTTGCGACTACTGCGTGTGTTCCGAATCTTCAAGTTGGGGCATATGTTGACCGGTGCGTCGGAATTACGCCATGCCATCTGGACCAGTCGTTCAAAAATTATTGTGTTTTTAACAACGGTCCTGATTGCCGTCGTTATTGAAGGGGCTGCGTTGCATTTAGTGGAGGATAATGCCCAAAGAGAGGCTAATTTAAATGGTTTTGATTCGATTCCCGAAAGCATGTATTGGGCGATCGTCACGATGACAACCGTAGGTTACGGTGATGTCACACCCATCACCCCTTTAGGGAAATGTCTGGCGGCCATGATTATGTTTTTTGGATACAGCCTGATTATCGTACCCACAGGAATTGTGTCCGCTGAGTTAGCACATTCGGGATCGAAATCGGACTCATCTCGAATTACGACTCAGGTATGTCCGGAATGCATGAAAGAAGGGCACGATTCCAATGCGATTTTCTGTAAATTCTGTGGCTCACGCCTGAACTGA
- a CDS encoding acetyltransferase produces the protein MTSQHQITAVTPADYPRALEVWESSVRATHGFLTEADIQSLKPLVYDHCLTRMPLFCVRDDTETVIGFLGVDSPKIEALFIDPDWRGKGLGRQLVEYAIKDLDVELVDVNEQNEQAVGFYLHLGFEVALRSKRDGFGKPFPLLHLKLPG, from the coding sequence ATGACTTCTCAACATCAGATTACTGCTGTCACTCCTGCTGACTATCCCCGTGCATTAGAAGTCTGGGAATCTTCGGTAAGGGCCACGCATGGTTTTCTAACAGAAGCAGACATTCAATCGCTTAAGCCTCTCGTATACGACCATTGTTTAACGCGAATGCCTCTCTTCTGCGTCCGCGACGATACTGAGACTGTGATTGGTTTTCTGGGTGTGGACTCACCAAAAATTGAAGCACTGTTTATCGATCCTGACTGGCGGGGAAAAGGTCTGGGACGCCAACTTGTGGAATATGCAATCAAGGATCTGGACGTGGAACTGGTCGATGTGAATGAGCAGAACGAACAGGCCGTCGGTTTTTATCTGCATTTGGGGTTTGAAGTCGCTCTTCGCTCTAAGCGGGACGGGTTTGGAAAGCCGTTTCCCTTATTGCATCTGAAACTACCAGGTTGA
- a CDS encoding Gfo/Idh/MocA family protein yields MTQSNNQSTSRRDFLKTTTATAVGTGILASLGSAAHVHASGDDQIKVGLVGCGGRGTGAASQALSTKGNVKLEAMADAFKDRMDSSLSNLQKQFSGRPERVDVAEEKKFVGFDAYQKLLDSGVDVVILATPPGFRPIHFEAAVNKGVHIFMEKPVATDVTGVKKVLEAAKKAKEKNLAVGVGLQRHHQAPYIETINRLKDGAIGDITSMRCYWNSGGVWEPRLAREDAKSEMEYQMRNWYYYNWLCGDHINEQHIHNIDVCNWLKDDFPVKAYGMGGRQVRTDKKYGEIYDHFAVEFVYADDTRMYSQCRHIRNCWNSVTEHAQGTKGSCDISGAKYETTAGYKWKYRGKKANPYQVEHDDLFAAIYNGTPYNEAEYGAKSTMTSILGRLATYSGKPVTWDEAMASNVDLMPKEFSWEAAPVTGPDENGFYPIPTPGVSKVL; encoded by the coding sequence ATGACTCAATCTAACAATCAATCAACCTCCAGACGTGACTTTTTAAAAACAACAACGGCAACGGCTGTTGGGACTGGAATTCTTGCCAGTTTAGGATCGGCGGCTCATGTCCATGCAAGCGGCGACGATCAAATCAAAGTTGGTCTGGTAGGCTGTGGTGGCCGCGGTACCGGTGCTGCTTCACAAGCCTTGTCCACAAAAGGAAACGTGAAGCTGGAAGCAATGGCGGATGCATTCAAAGATCGAATGGACAGCAGCCTGAGCAACCTGCAAAAGCAGTTTTCCGGTCGACCGGAGCGAGTCGACGTCGCCGAAGAGAAAAAATTCGTCGGGTTCGACGCCTACCAGAAACTCCTCGACAGTGGTGTCGATGTGGTGATTCTGGCAACACCTCCCGGATTCCGTCCAATTCACTTTGAAGCTGCCGTCAATAAAGGCGTGCATATCTTCATGGAAAAACCAGTGGCCACAGATGTGACCGGAGTCAAGAAAGTCCTTGAAGCCGCTAAAAAAGCCAAAGAAAAAAATCTGGCGGTTGGAGTTGGTTTGCAGCGTCATCACCAGGCTCCTTACATTGAAACCATCAATCGCCTGAAAGATGGTGCGATTGGCGATATTACTTCAATGCGTTGTTACTGGAACAGTGGTGGCGTCTGGGAACCACGTCTGGCTCGCGAAGATGCCAAATCAGAAATGGAATACCAGATGCGAAACTGGTACTACTATAACTGGCTGTGTGGTGACCACATCAACGAGCAGCACATTCACAACATTGATGTATGTAACTGGTTGAAAGACGATTTCCCCGTCAAAGCATATGGTATGGGGGGACGTCAGGTTCGTACCGACAAGAAGTATGGTGAAATCTATGACCATTTCGCTGTTGAATTCGTTTACGCCGATGACACTCGGATGTATAGCCAATGTCGGCACATTCGCAACTGCTGGAATAGCGTGACTGAGCATGCTCAGGGAACCAAAGGTTCTTGTGATATCAGTGGTGCGAAGTATGAAACTACAGCTGGGTACAAATGGAAATACCGTGGCAAGAAAGCCAACCCTTATCAGGTTGAACACGATGATCTGTTCGCTGCCATCTATAACGGAACGCCTTATAATGAAGCGGAGTATGGTGCGAAATCAACCATGACTTCCATTCTGGGACGTCTGGCAACCTACAGTGGTAAACCAGTCACCTGGGACGAAGCCATGGCATCGAACGTCGATCTGATGCCAAAAGAGTTCTCCTGGGAAGCAGCTCCCGTTACAGGACCTGATGAAAATGGTTTCTACCCGATCCCAACTCCAGGTGTGAGCAAAGTTCTCTAA
- a CDS encoding formylglycine-generating enzyme family protein encodes MLSVCRSSLLMQGKFAFLAAILFSVSLANAGEKAKEMKPYTEKIANTDVSFDMVPIPGGEYLMGSPANEKNREDDEGPQIKVKIDPFWMGKHEVTWNEYDIWSFNLDIQRRKLLRGKSDAKEKAADAVTRPTKPYTDMTFDMGHDGYPAICMTQLAAKTYCKWLSEKTGHYYRLPTEAEWEYACRAGTTTAYSFGDNPEKLDDYAWHYANCNDTYQKVGKKKPNPWGLYDMHGNVSEWVLDQYIPDAYKKWSGKGTLNFPINVPTTLYPRVAKGGSWDDEPEALRSANRIASSSDWKIQDPQIPQSIWYHTDAIMVGFRVVRPLKVPTAEERKKYGLDPAIPEDEGR; translated from the coding sequence ATGCTTAGCGTATGTCGTTCCAGTCTCTTAATGCAAGGCAAATTCGCATTCCTTGCTGCAATCCTGTTTTCTGTTTCTCTGGCGAATGCTGGTGAAAAAGCCAAGGAGATGAAACCTTACACAGAAAAAATTGCGAATACCGATGTTTCTTTCGATATGGTTCCCATTCCTGGTGGCGAATACCTGATGGGGAGCCCCGCGAATGAGAAGAATCGGGAAGATGACGAAGGTCCACAAATCAAAGTCAAAATCGACCCCTTCTGGATGGGCAAGCACGAAGTCACCTGGAATGAATACGATATCTGGAGTTTCAATCTCGATATTCAACGTCGTAAACTGCTACGGGGAAAATCGGACGCGAAAGAAAAAGCCGCCGATGCCGTGACTCGTCCAACCAAGCCATATACTGACATGACCTTTGACATGGGCCACGATGGCTATCCTGCGATCTGTATGACTCAGTTGGCTGCCAAGACCTATTGTAAATGGTTAAGCGAAAAAACAGGTCACTATTACCGTCTTCCCACTGAAGCAGAATGGGAATACGCGTGCCGCGCCGGTACCACCACTGCCTATTCCTTCGGCGATAATCCGGAAAAGTTAGATGACTATGCCTGGCACTACGCCAACTGCAACGACACCTATCAAAAGGTCGGTAAGAAGAAACCAAATCCCTGGGGACTGTATGACATGCACGGCAATGTCTCCGAATGGGTACTTGATCAGTATATTCCGGATGCCTACAAAAAATGGAGTGGTAAGGGAACCCTGAATTTCCCAATCAATGTACCAACGACGCTCTATCCTCGTGTCGCCAAAGGTGGCTCCTGGGATGATGAGCCAGAAGCATTGCGTAGCGCAAACCGAATTGCTTCCAGTTCTGACTGGAAAATTCAGGACCCACAAATTCCACAAAGTATCTGGTATCACACCGATGCGATTATGGTGGGATTCCGCGTGGTACGTCCTTTGAAAGTACCAACGGCTGAAGAACGAAAGAAATATGGTCTTGATCCAGCAATCCCTGAGGATGAAGGACGCTGA
- a CDS encoding FAD:protein FMN transferase, which translates to MMSYVFQTCLLLSTLSGNQQCTDSEILNRYEFQEVHMGVQWSIVLYATDKPIANKASQNAFARIKELNKILSDYDPESELNQLCRLSGPGKPIKVSPHLLKLLKKSQALSEETKGAFDVTIGPVVRLWRRARRQKKLPDSQRFEAARSKVGFGLMKISLPNQTVELTQKDMRLDLGGIAKGYAADIALSVLKEQGITRAMVDASGDIVLGDPPPGTCGWKIGISSSDAPNAKIDRYLQIHNMAVATSGDALQHVVINGKRYSHIVDPHTGLGLTDQSRVTVIAPDGVTADSLASAISVLGPERGMQLLNQKPGTACLILRHEAGQLRAYESNCFSCYELEQN; encoded by the coding sequence ATGATGTCATACGTTTTTCAGACATGCCTGCTGCTCTCCACTTTGTCAGGCAATCAACAGTGCACGGATAGCGAAATTCTGAATCGGTATGAATTTCAGGAAGTACATATGGGGGTGCAGTGGAGCATCGTATTATATGCTACCGACAAACCAATCGCAAACAAAGCCTCTCAAAATGCTTTTGCCCGTATAAAGGAACTTAACAAAATACTCAGCGATTACGATCCGGAAAGTGAGTTAAATCAGTTATGTCGGTTATCTGGGCCGGGAAAACCAATCAAAGTCAGTCCTCACCTGCTAAAACTACTGAAAAAAAGTCAAGCACTCTCAGAGGAAACAAAGGGGGCATTTGATGTGACAATTGGCCCCGTGGTACGACTCTGGCGTCGGGCCCGGCGACAAAAAAAATTGCCTGACAGTCAACGCTTCGAGGCGGCTCGCTCCAAAGTCGGTTTCGGATTGATGAAGATTTCCCTCCCAAATCAGACCGTTGAACTGACCCAAAAAGACATGCGACTGGATCTGGGAGGCATTGCGAAAGGCTACGCCGCGGATATCGCTCTCAGCGTCTTGAAAGAACAGGGCATCACCCGGGCAATGGTTGATGCCAGCGGTGATATTGTATTAGGTGACCCTCCTCCAGGTACTTGCGGCTGGAAAATTGGTATCTCTTCATCGGATGCCCCAAATGCAAAGATTGACCGGTATCTGCAGATACACAATATGGCGGTGGCGACTTCCGGCGATGCATTGCAGCATGTTGTCATCAATGGGAAACGCTATTCACATATTGTTGATCCGCATACAGGACTGGGGCTGACCGATCAGAGTCGGGTCACCGTGATTGCCCCGGATGGTGTGACTGCGGACAGCCTGGCTTCCGCCATCAGTGTCCTGGGGCCAGAGCGGGGAATGCAACTTTTGAATCAGAAACCCGGAACCGCCTGTTTGATTCTGAGACACGAAGCGGGGCAACTAAGAGCATACGAATCAAATTGTTTTTCATGCTACGAACTGGAACAAAATTAA